From Chryseobacterium joostei, the proteins below share one genomic window:
- a CDS encoding fumarate reductase/succinate dehydrogenase flavoprotein subunit: protein MSKLDSRIPAGPLKDKWKNHKDHMNLVAPNNRDKIDIIVVGTGLAGGSAAATLAEQGYNVKAFCYQDSPRRAHSIAAQGGINAAKNYQGDGDSTYRLFYDTIKGGDYRAREANVYRLAEVSANIIDQCVSQGVPFGRDYGGQLDNRSFGGVQVKRTFYAKGQTGQQLLLGAYSAMSRQIGKGRIKMYNRHEMLDLVIVDGKARGIIARNLVTGEIERHSAHAVVIASGGYGNVYFLSTNAMGSNVSAAWKIHKKGAYFANPCYVQIHPTCIPVHGTQQSKLTLMSESLRNSGRIWVPKKIEDSVAIREGKLRPENIKEEDRDYYLERRYPAFGNLVPRDVASRAAKERCDAGFGIENNDTHEGVYLDFSTEIMKKGKEAAIEKHVHNPTDQQIYDLGKSWVEEKYGNLFVMYEKITADDPYKTPMKIYPAVHYTMGGVWVDYNLQSTIPGCFVIGEANFSDHGANRLGASALMQGLADGYFVLPYTIADYLSADIRTGAIPTNSGAFDEAEKGIQDKIDFFLNNKGTHSVDYFHKQLGNIMWNKVGMGRTPEGLKEAIKEIEEVRNDFWKNVKVPGEKDGMNTELEKAFRVADFLELGQLMAIDALHRNESCGGHFREDHSTPDGEAERDDVNYKYVGAWEYQGNDINAEVLHKEDLIYDNIEVKTRSYK from the coding sequence ATGAGTAAGTTAGATTCAAGAATTCCAGCGGGTCCTCTAAAGGATAAATGGAAAAATCATAAAGACCATATGAACCTTGTTGCCCCAAACAACAGAGATAAGATTGATATTATTGTTGTAGGTACAGGTTTGGCAGGAGGTTCTGCTGCAGCTACCTTAGCTGAGCAAGGATATAATGTAAAAGCATTCTGCTATCAGGATTCTCCAAGAAGAGCACACTCTATTGCTGCTCAAGGGGGTATTAACGCAGCTAAGAATTACCAAGGAGATGGTGACTCTACCTACAGATTGTTCTACGATACTATCAAGGGTGGTGACTATAGAGCAAGAGAGGCTAACGTTTACAGATTAGCAGAAGTTTCTGCTAATATTATTGACCAGTGTGTTTCCCAAGGGGTTCCTTTCGGAAGAGATTACGGCGGTCAGTTAGATAACCGTTCATTTGGTGGGGTTCAGGTAAAAAGAACGTTCTACGCAAAAGGACAAACAGGACAGCAATTATTATTAGGAGCATATTCGGCAATGAGCCGTCAGATCGGTAAAGGTAGAATCAAGATGTACAACCGTCATGAAATGCTAGATCTTGTAATTGTTGACGGAAAAGCAAGAGGAATTATCGCAAGAAACTTGGTGACAGGTGAAATTGAAAGACATTCTGCTCACGCTGTAGTTATTGCTTCTGGAGGATACGGAAACGTATATTTCCTTTCAACCAACGCTATGGGATCAAACGTTTCTGCAGCTTGGAAAATTCACAAAAAAGGAGCTTACTTCGCAAATCCTTGCTACGTACAGATTCACCCGACTTGTATCCCTGTTCACGGAACACAGCAGTCTAAACTGACTCTGATGTCTGAATCATTAAGAAACTCTGGAAGAATCTGGGTTCCTAAGAAAATTGAAGATTCAGTAGCGATCAGAGAAGGTAAATTAAGACCTGAAAACATTAAAGAAGAAGATAGAGATTATTATTTAGAGAGAAGATACCCTGCATTTGGTAACCTTGTACCTAGAGACGTTGCTTCTAGAGCTGCTAAGGAAAGATGTGATGCCGGATTCGGAATTGAAAATAACGATACTCATGAAGGTGTTTACCTTGATTTCTCTACAGAAATCATGAAAAAAGGTAAAGAAGCCGCTATCGAAAAACATGTTCATAACCCTACAGATCAGCAGATCTACGATCTTGGTAAGAGCTGGGTTGAGGAGAAATACGGTAACTTATTCGTAATGTACGAAAAAATTACTGCTGATGATCCTTACAAAACTCCAATGAAGATCTATCCTGCAGTTCACTATACAATGGGTGGTGTATGGGTTGATTATAACCTACAGTCTACAATCCCGGGATGTTTCGTAATCGGTGAAGCTAACTTCTCTGATCACGGTGCAAACAGATTGGGAGCTTCTGCATTGATGCAGGGTCTTGCAGACGGATATTTCGTACTTCCTTACACTATTGCAGATTACCTTTCTGCGGATATCAGAACAGGAGCTATTCCTACCAATTCAGGAGCGTTTGACGAAGCTGAAAAAGGAATTCAGGATAAAATTGATTTCTTCCTGAATAATAAAGGAACTCATTCTGTAGATTACTTCCACAAGCAACTAGGAAACATTATGTGGAATAAGGTTGGTATGGGAAGAACTCCGGAAGGACTAAAAGAAGCAATCAAAGAAATCGAAGAAGTAAGAAACGATTTCTGGAAAAATGTAAAAGTACCTGGTGAAAAAGACGGAATGAACACTGAGCTTGAAAAAGCATTCAGAGTGGCAGACTTCCTTGAACTAGGACAATTAATGGCTATCGATGCACTACACAGAAATGAATCGTGTGGTGGGCACTTCCGTGAAGACCATTCTACACCGGATGGTGAAGCGGAAAGAGATGACGTAAACTACAAATACGTCGGAGCTTGGGAATATCAAGGGAACGATATCAATGCGGAAGTGTTGCATAAAGAAGACCTGATATATGACAACATCGAGGTTAAAACTAGAAGTTATAAATAA
- a CDS encoding glycoside hydrolase family 99 protein, with product MNCFKNLLLFIVCTFFFSNSFAQQNNPRDKVQIFYYGWYGNQLTDGSLQHWNHEIIPHWSNPKWNNLGHYKGGDDIGANFYPALGNYSSSDVKIIKKHMKMMKEAGVGVVILSWLGKDSFTDKSVKNYLDIADRFNLKIAFHIEPFYKNITELRDQLSYLVKTYSKHPAFYKKDGKPLYYVYDSYKITPEEWSKLLSKDGGKTVRNTELDALYIGLWVEKNDSAFFDKAGFDGFYTYFASEGFVFGSTTSNWDFLSTYAKEHHLIFIPCVGPGYSDTRIRPWNEANFKSRYNGKYYEKMFDAAIKVNPEFIGITSFNEWHEGTQIEPAIPKKAGNFTYEDYGSDPWFYIKETKQLTNKFLKTK from the coding sequence ATGAATTGTTTTAAAAATCTTTTGTTATTCATTGTTTGTACGTTTTTTTTCTCCAATAGTTTTGCACAGCAGAACAACCCAAGAGATAAGGTTCAGATCTTCTATTATGGCTGGTACGGAAACCAGTTGACGGATGGTAGTTTACAGCATTGGAACCATGAAATAATCCCGCATTGGAGTAATCCCAAGTGGAATAATCTTGGTCATTATAAAGGAGGCGATGATATTGGTGCTAATTTTTATCCGGCTTTAGGCAACTATAGCTCCAGCGATGTGAAAATCATTAAAAAACACATGAAGATGATGAAGGAAGCTGGAGTTGGTGTGGTTATTTTAAGTTGGTTAGGTAAAGATTCCTTTACGGATAAAAGTGTGAAAAACTATCTGGATATTGCAGATCGTTTCAATTTAAAAATAGCTTTTCATATAGAGCCATTTTATAAAAATATTACGGAGCTTCGGGATCAGCTTTCTTATCTTGTAAAGACTTATTCTAAACACCCCGCTTTTTACAAAAAGGATGGAAAGCCTCTGTACTACGTATATGACAGTTATAAAATTACTCCGGAAGAATGGTCGAAACTCTTGTCCAAAGATGGAGGCAAAACAGTTCGAAATACAGAACTAGACGCTCTTTACATTGGATTATGGGTAGAGAAAAACGATTCTGCTTTTTTCGATAAGGCAGGTTTCGATGGTTTTTATACCTATTTTGCCAGCGAAGGATTTGTTTTTGGCAGCACTACTTCTAATTGGGATTTCCTTTCCACCTATGCAAAAGAGCATCATCTTATTTTTATACCTTGTGTAGGTCCTGGATACTCTGATACGAGAATAAGACCGTGGAATGAAGCCAATTTCAAAAGCAGGTATAATGGTAAGTACTATGAAAAGATGTTTGATGCTGCTATAAAAGTAAATCCGGAGTTTATTGGGATTACTTCATTTAATGAATGGCATGAAGGAACACAAATAGAACCTGCTATTCCTAAGAAAGCTGGAAATTTCACCTATGAAGATTATGGTAGCGATCCATGGTTTTACATTAAAGAAACTAAGCAATTGACCAATAAATTTTTGAAAACTAAATAA
- the rlmD gene encoding 23S rRNA (uracil(1939)-C(5))-methyltransferase RlmD, translated as MRKKKDVILENIKLFAAGAKGVAIGKTEEGKTVLVSGAIPGDVVNARVKKSKSKYFEAEVKEIVEKSPFRVDPKCVHFGTCGGCKWQNMSYEKQLDFKQEEVYNNIKRIGGIEDFETIPILGAEEQYFYRNKMEFSFSNARWLTQYEISSEENFGSRDALGFHIPGMWSKILDLKECFLQEDPSNAIRLAVKKFAENKGLDFFDVKNQEGFLRTLMMRQNSKGEWMVLFQLYREEKENRTQLFDYLLEQFPQIKTLVYAINPKQNDSIYDLNINVYFGEGYLMEEMDGLKFKIGPKSFFQTNYKQALELYRKTLEFADLKGDEVVYDLYTGTGTIAQYVARNAKQVIGIESVQEAIDAAIEHAELNGLTNTTFYCGDMKNVFNDEFLENHPKADVLITDPPRDGMHQKVVEQILKLSPEKVVYVSCNSATQARDLALMKDHYTLVKILPVDMFPQTHHVENIALLIKK; from the coding sequence ATGAGAAAGAAGAAAGATGTAATTCTTGAAAATATAAAACTTTTTGCAGCAGGAGCAAAAGGTGTAGCTATCGGAAAAACTGAAGAAGGGAAAACTGTTCTGGTTTCCGGTGCGATTCCTGGAGACGTTGTAAATGCAAGAGTTAAAAAATCAAAGTCAAAATATTTTGAGGCTGAAGTAAAAGAAATTGTTGAGAAATCGCCATTCAGAGTTGATCCAAAATGTGTTCACTTCGGAACTTGTGGTGGTTGCAAATGGCAGAATATGAGCTACGAAAAGCAGCTTGATTTTAAACAAGAAGAAGTTTACAATAATATTAAAAGAATTGGAGGAATTGAAGATTTTGAAACTATTCCAATTTTAGGTGCTGAAGAACAATACTTCTATAGAAATAAAATGGAATTTTCTTTTTCTAATGCAAGATGGTTGACCCAATATGAAATCAGTTCTGAAGAAAACTTCGGAAGCAGAGATGCGCTTGGTTTCCATATTCCGGGAATGTGGAGCAAGATTTTAGATTTAAAAGAATGCTTCCTTCAGGAAGATCCGTCGAATGCAATTCGTTTGGCAGTTAAAAAATTTGCTGAGAATAAAGGGTTAGATTTCTTTGATGTGAAAAACCAGGAAGGTTTCCTGAGAACTTTAATGATGAGACAAAACTCTAAAGGAGAATGGATGGTTTTATTCCAGCTTTATAGAGAAGAAAAAGAAAACCGCACTCAGCTTTTTGATTATTTATTGGAGCAGTTCCCACAGATAAAAACGTTAGTATATGCCATTAATCCTAAACAGAATGATTCTATTTATGATTTAAATATCAATGTGTATTTCGGAGAAGGTTACCTTATGGAGGAAATGGACGGGTTGAAATTTAAGATAGGACCAAAATCATTCTTCCAGACCAACTACAAACAAGCGTTGGAGTTATATAGAAAAACCTTGGAATTTGCTGACCTGAAAGGTGATGAAGTTGTTTACGATTTATATACAGGAACTGGAACGATTGCTCAGTATGTTGCCAGAAATGCAAAACAGGTTATCGGAATAGAATCTGTGCAGGAAGCAATTGATGCAGCAATCGAACATGCTGAATTGAATGGTTTAACCAACACAACTTTCTATTGTGGAGATATGAAAAATGTCTTTAATGATGAGTTTTTAGAAAATCATCCAAAAGCAGATGTTTTGATTACCGATCCACCAAGAGACGGAATGCACCAGAAGGTTGTAGAACAGATCTTAAAGCTTTCCCCTGAAAAGGTAGTATATGTAAGTTGTAACTCTGCTACACAGGCAAGAGATCTTGCCCTAATGAAGGATCATTATACCTTAGTAAAAATATTACCGGTAGATATGTTTCCACAAACTCATCACGTGGAAAACATTGCATTATTGATTAAAAAATAA
- a CDS encoding succinate dehydrogenase cytochrome b subunit: MAGLTSSTIGRKYAMALSAMFLLIFLILHLTTNLLSVLNRDAFNTASDFMGYNPFVQFLMQPILGFAVIFHFAMGFVLEIKNNKARPVKYASNNASVNSSWMSRNMIISGAVVLAFLALHLYDFWLHEITYKYVDGTAPDAERFWPELHEKFADLWRVALYVISFVLLGLHLAHGFQSSFQSIGARHPKYTPVIKAFGKWYSILIPAGFIIVAVFHFVTQ; encoded by the coding sequence ATGGCAGGTTTAACGAGTTCTACGATAGGTAGAAAATACGCTATGGCATTATCAGCTATGTTTTTGCTGATTTTTCTTATACTGCATTTGACAACCAATTTGTTATCAGTCCTGAACAGGGATGCTTTCAATACAGCATCTGACTTCATGGGCTATAATCCTTTTGTGCAGTTCTTAATGCAGCCTATTCTTGGTTTTGCAGTAATTTTCCATTTTGCGATGGGGTTTGTACTGGAGATCAAGAATAATAAAGCACGTCCGGTAAAGTATGCATCCAACAACGCTTCTGTGAATTCTTCATGGATGTCTAGAAATATGATTATTTCTGGAGCTGTTGTGCTGGCTTTCTTGGCGCTTCACTTATATGATTTCTGGCTACACGAAATCACTTACAAGTATGTTGATGGTACAGCTCCTGATGCAGAACGTTTCTGGCCGGAACTTCATGAGAAGTTTGCTGATCTTTGGAGAGTGGCTTTATATGTGATCTCTTTTGTATTATTGGGATTACACCTGGCTCACGGATTCCAGTCTTCATTCCAGTCAATTGGAGCAAGACATCCAAAGTATACGCCGGTAATTAAGGCTTTTGGGAAATGGTATTCAATCCTTATTCCTGCAGGATTTATCATCGTTGCAGTTTTTCATTTTGTAACTCAATAA
- the lpxB gene encoding lipid-A-disaccharide synthase: MKYYIIAGEASGDLHGSNLMKALKHKDPNAEFRFWGGDLMAAQGGTLVKHYRDLAFMGFLEVVMNLRTILNNIKFCKEDITQNKPDVLILVDYPGFNLRIARFAKELGIKVIYYISPQLWAWKEGRVEIIKKYVDEMMVILPFEEDFYRKHGVHSHFVGHPLLDAISDLKEISIEKFKEEHGLNEKEIIALLPGSRKQEVEKMLEIMLSVRPYFKNYQFVIAGAPSLSKEFYQKYVDDSVHFVSNKTYDLLRCSKAALVTSGTATLETALLNIPEVVCYRGSKISYAIAKRLVKNINYISLVNLIMDREVVKELIQNDLNTKNLVDELNKILDGAKRDQVLNDYSLLREKLGGKGASDHAAEVILSV, translated from the coding sequence ATGAAATATTACATTATTGCAGGAGAAGCTTCTGGTGATTTGCATGGAAGTAATTTAATGAAAGCCTTAAAACACAAGGATCCAAATGCAGAATTTAGATTTTGGGGTGGAGACCTTATGGCAGCTCAGGGCGGAACGTTGGTGAAGCATTACCGTGATCTTGCTTTTATGGGATTTTTGGAAGTGGTGATGAATCTAAGAACCATTTTGAATAATATTAAATTTTGTAAAGAAGATATTACTCAAAACAAACCTGATGTTTTGATTCTGGTAGATTATCCTGGTTTTAATTTAAGAATTGCCAGATTTGCCAAAGAGCTCGGGATTAAGGTGATTTATTATATTTCTCCACAGCTTTGGGCATGGAAAGAGGGCAGGGTAGAAATTATCAAGAAATATGTAGATGAAATGATGGTCATTCTTCCATTCGAAGAAGATTTTTATAGAAAACATGGAGTGCATTCCCATTTCGTAGGCCATCCTTTATTGGATGCCATTTCTGACTTAAAGGAAATCAGTATTGAAAAATTTAAGGAAGAACACGGACTTAACGAAAAAGAAATTATCGCACTTTTACCAGGTTCCAGAAAACAGGAAGTTGAGAAAATGCTTGAAATAATGCTTTCCGTAAGACCGTATTTTAAAAATTATCAGTTTGTGATTGCCGGTGCGCCAAGTCTTTCCAAAGAATTTTACCAAAAATATGTGGATGATAGTGTTCACTTTGTTTCCAATAAAACATACGATTTGTTGAGGTGCTCAAAAGCAGCTCTGGTTACTTCCGGAACTGCCACTTTGGAGACCGCTTTACTGAATATTCCTGAAGTGGTTTGCTATCGTGGAAGTAAAATCTCCTATGCTATTGCCAAAAGATTGGTAAAAAATATCAATTACATTTCTTTGGTTAATCTGATTATGGACAGAGAGGTGGTAAAGGAGTTGATTCAAAATGATTTGAATACCAAAAACCTTGTGGATGAGCTTAATAAAATCTTAGACGGAGCAAAAAGAGATCAGGTCCTGAATGACTATAGCCTTTTAAGAGAAAAGCTTGGAGGTAAGGGAGCAAGTGATCATGCTGCTGAGGTGATCTTGAGCGTTTAA
- a CDS encoding ComEC/Rec2 family competence protein has translation MNRQPLLILVICFILGIFFQDKILLEKNAVYGVGFISLSILISIFFQSYFLHKVRAILLGLLFFGIGIIIHFSNTFSTPVEVPVKKKETVTFKISQKLNSTEKYRKYEGEVQAGSMSFSAVLYLSKDSKELDFAHYYKSEAYITKPKPPQYDFQFNYARYLKRKEIEYQIYFSKEILSVERKDMSFTDRIKQHRLSVLKKIDKAGISGKTRAFLKGIILADRTEMDANTVQDFNRSGLVHFLTISGTHIVVIFGIFYFLIVRFTPLQFRKYAIISSLGFIWLFAAFIGFGNSVLRSCIMLSVYFIFVLLQRKPDLLHSLALSAFVILILDTQQLFDVGFQLSFAAVLGIFWLNQPLLKYFPKQDHYFKKLIFNTITISLSAQLATLPLVLYYFHQFSLISIIANFIIVPFSEIIIVFSFLMTTLIALGINFIFIDKVYDFVIQILLKVIHWFAEVDLLFIKNIPMNLIEVLALLVIVYLLRPTILKFNFKNSMKLTMACLLFFMIRMGSDIFENQKEEILLHTFNKSKIVSLKKGSKACFWIPDIADQEKVSRFIVAPYCSSRRIDDFEIKIIPPSAQKIVFRDHIYEIK, from the coding sequence TTGAATAGACAACCTCTCCTTATTTTAGTCATATGCTTTATCCTTGGAATCTTTTTTCAGGACAAAATCTTGTTGGAGAAAAATGCAGTGTATGGAGTAGGTTTCATTAGTCTCAGTATCTTAATCTCAATATTTTTTCAATCTTATTTTTTACATAAGGTCAGAGCTATTTTGCTAGGGTTGCTATTTTTTGGAATAGGCATCATAATTCATTTTTCTAATACTTTTTCCACACCAGTGGAAGTGCCTGTAAAAAAGAAAGAAACTGTTACTTTTAAAATTTCCCAAAAATTAAATTCTACAGAAAAATATCGAAAATATGAAGGGGAAGTACAGGCAGGATCTATGAGTTTTAGCGCTGTGCTTTATCTTTCAAAAGATAGTAAGGAACTGGACTTTGCACATTATTATAAATCAGAAGCCTATATCACAAAACCCAAGCCTCCACAATATGATTTTCAGTTTAACTATGCCCGTTATTTGAAAAGGAAAGAGATTGAATATCAGATCTATTTTTCAAAGGAAATACTTTCTGTAGAAAGAAAGGATATGAGCTTTACAGATCGTATAAAGCAGCATAGGCTCAGTGTTTTAAAGAAAATTGATAAAGCAGGAATATCCGGAAAAACCAGAGCGTTTTTAAAAGGAATTATTCTTGCGGACAGAACGGAGATGGATGCAAATACAGTACAGGATTTCAACAGATCAGGATTGGTGCATTTTCTGACAATTTCAGGAACTCATATCGTTGTGATCTTCGGGATCTTTTACTTTTTGATCGTTCGCTTTACTCCTTTACAGTTCAGAAAATATGCCATTATTTCAAGCTTGGGGTTTATCTGGTTATTTGCAGCTTTTATTGGTTTTGGGAATTCAGTGTTGAGGTCCTGCATCATGCTGAGTGTTTATTTTATCTTCGTATTGCTTCAGAGAAAACCGGATTTACTTCACTCATTAGCACTATCAGCATTTGTTATTCTGATTTTGGATACCCAGCAGCTTTTTGACGTTGGATTTCAACTTAGCTTTGCTGCGGTGCTGGGGATATTCTGGCTAAACCAACCTTTACTAAAATATTTCCCAAAGCAAGATCATTATTTTAAGAAATTGATTTTTAATACTATTACAATCTCTCTTTCTGCACAGTTAGCCACTCTTCCTTTGGTTTTGTATTATTTTCATCAGTTTTCCCTTATTTCGATCATTGCTAATTTTATCATAGTTCCTTTTTCGGAAATAATTATTGTCTTTTCATTCCTAATGACAACTCTTATTGCTCTTGGAATTAATTTTATATTTATTGATAAAGTGTACGACTTTGTTATTCAGATTTTATTGAAGGTCATTCACTGGTTTGCGGAGGTTGATTTATTATTTATTAAAAATATTCCGATGAATCTGATCGAAGTATTGGCTCTATTAGTGATTGTATATTTGCTAAGACCAACGATTTTAAAATTTAACTTCAAAAATAGCATGAAATTGACAATGGCTTGTTTACTCTTTTTCATGATAAGGATGGGATCTGATATTTTTGAAAATCAAAAAGAAGAAATACTGCTGCATACCTTTAATAAAAGTAAAATTGTTTCCCTAAAAAAGGGAAGTAAAGCCTGTTTTTGGATTCCGGATATAGCAGACCAGGAAAAGGTTTCACGATTTATTGTTGCTCCTTATTGTTCCTCACGAAGAATAGATGATTTTGAAATAAAAATAATCCCTCCTTCGGCTCAAAAAATAGTTTTCAGAGATCACATCTACGAAATAAAATAA
- a CDS encoding TlpA family protein disulfide reductase — protein MKKYLLLFIIAVFVMSCSKKVEVKGKITGSSPLERIEFVEASGVGTLPLINIGLDKDGNFSGSFEAPKDGMYVINYANKQNLIYLEGGQKVNISGNAMTFPNEYIITGDAKKNNDFLQGNQKFLAEYGNKVNLGQLMAGDESTFLKGMHKVEADINKNVEDLAKKNNPNKNLLEWKKNDVKVTILNLLANYEMSHGPMAGNPSYKASKAFKDYEAQLDNNKEAMVKSIPLYRQYLLVKMTPDFQKYAEANSKGKTGVTTSEMFAQYLKTKKDLPQIAKDYLLAFVMAQSDIHPTTPGANIDKIKKIIDTDIKDATIKADLLKMQMAITGLKIGEVAPDASLVKQDGKAYKLSENKGKPYMVFFYASWNPYIGEAAVPVLKEIVNFYKSKMNFVFVNVDDTKDQFTKTSNSLLKGVQGVNVYAEGGMESDIAKKYGVYGFKLPCFVIIDKDGKIASRSLVNLGEPELVTILDKLTGLSAPKVDPNIQMQQQLQVDPSMQQQTNPQPAPTK, from the coding sequence ATGAAAAAATATCTTTTATTGTTTATCATTGCGGTTTTCGTGATGTCTTGTTCAAAAAAAGTAGAAGTAAAAGGAAAAATTACCGGAAGCTCACCATTGGAAAGAATTGAGTTTGTTGAAGCTTCAGGAGTAGGAACCTTGCCTTTAATTAATATAGGTTTAGATAAGGATGGTAACTTTTCAGGCAGCTTCGAAGCTCCCAAGGATGGAATGTATGTGATCAATTATGCAAACAAGCAGAATCTAATCTACCTTGAAGGAGGACAAAAAGTTAATATCTCAGGAAATGCAATGACTTTCCCGAATGAATATATCATTACCGGGGATGCTAAAAAGAACAACGATTTCCTTCAGGGTAATCAGAAGTTTTTAGCAGAATATGGTAACAAAGTTAATTTAGGACAATTAATGGCTGGTGATGAAAGTACATTCTTAAAAGGAATGCACAAAGTAGAAGCAGATATTAATAAAAATGTAGAAGACCTTGCAAAGAAAAATAATCCAAACAAAAACCTTTTGGAATGGAAGAAAAATGATGTTAAGGTAACTATTCTAAATTTGCTTGCCAATTATGAAATGTCACATGGTCCAATGGCTGGAAATCCATCTTACAAAGCTTCTAAGGCTTTCAAGGATTATGAAGCACAATTGGATAATAATAAAGAGGCAATGGTGAAGTCTATTCCGCTTTACAGACAATATTTGCTTGTAAAAATGACTCCTGACTTCCAAAAATATGCAGAAGCAAACAGCAAAGGAAAAACTGGAGTTACTACTTCGGAAATGTTTGCTCAGTATTTAAAAACTAAAAAAGATTTGCCGCAGATTGCGAAAGATTATCTTTTAGCATTTGTAATGGCTCAGTCAGATATTCACCCAACAACTCCTGGTGCTAATATTGACAAAATCAAAAAAATTATTGATACGGATATTAAAGATGCTACCATTAAAGCTGACCTGTTGAAAATGCAGATGGCGATTACCGGTCTTAAAATTGGTGAAGTAGCACCTGATGCTTCCTTAGTAAAACAAGATGGTAAAGCTTATAAACTTTCTGAAAACAAAGGAAAACCATACATGGTATTTTTCTATGCATCTTGGAACCCTTACATTGGGGAAGCTGCAGTGCCTGTTTTGAAAGAGATTGTTAATTTCTACAAATCTAAAATGAACTTCGTATTTGTAAATGTAGACGATACAAAAGACCAGTTTACAAAAACTAGTAATTCTTTATTAAAAGGAGTTCAGGGAGTAAATGTGTATGCAGAAGGAGGAATGGAATCTGATATCGCTAAAAAATATGGCGTATACGGATTCAAGTTACCTTGTTTCGTAATCATTGACAAAGATGGTAAAATTGCAAGTAGATCTCTTGTAAACCTAGGAGAGCCGGAATTGGTAACGATCTTGGATAAACTAACCGGTCTTTCAGCTCCAAAAGTAGATCCGAATATACAAATGCAACAGCAATTACAGGTTGATCCGTCTATGCAACAGCAGACAAATCCGCAGCCGGCTCCAACAAAATAA
- a CDS encoding succinate dehydrogenase/fumarate reductase iron-sulfur subunit — translation MSAKKGLHLTLKIWRQKNSKTKGQFETYKISDVSTDSSFLEMLDILNENLINEGKEPIAFDHDCREGICGMCSLYINGRAHGPDTGITTCQLHMRMFKDGETIVIEPWRSAAFPVIKDLMVDRSAFDRVMAAGGFISVNTSGNTLDANAIPVPKEDADKAMDAAACIGCGACVATCKNGSAMLFVGAKVSQYALLPQGRVEAKRRVLNMVKAMDEEGFGNCSNTGACEIECPKGISLENIARMNREYMAALVDQG, via the coding sequence ATGAGTGCAAAAAAAGGCTTACATCTTACGCTGAAAATTTGGAGACAAAAGAATAGTAAAACTAAAGGTCAGTTTGAGACCTACAAAATATCAGATGTTTCTACAGATTCTTCATTCTTGGAAATGTTAGACATTCTGAACGAAAACTTAATTAACGAAGGAAAAGAACCTATTGCTTTTGACCACGACTGTCGTGAAGGAATCTGCGGAATGTGTTCTCTTTACATCAATGGTAGAGCACATGGCCCGGATACAGGTATTACAACCTGTCAGCTTCACATGAGAATGTTCAAAGACGGTGAAACTATCGTTATTGAACCTTGGAGAAGTGCTGCTTTCCCTGTTATTAAAGACTTAATGGTAGACAGAAGCGCATTCGACAGAGTAATGGCTGCAGGAGGTTTTATTTCTGTAAATACTTCTGGTAATACGCTGGATGCTAACGCAATTCCGGTTCCTAAAGAAGATGCAGATAAAGCAATGGATGCTGCTGCTTGTATCGGATGTGGAGCTTGTGTGGCTACTTGTAAAAACGGATCAGCAATGTTATTCGTTGGAGCTAAGGTTTCTCAGTATGCTTTATTACCTCAAGGTAGAGTAGAAGCTAAGAGAAGAGTTCTAAACATGGTGAAAGCTATGGACGAAGAAGGATTCGGTAACTGTTCAAATACCGGTGCTTGTGAAATTGAATGCCCTAAAGGTATTTCTCTTGAAAACATCGCAAGAATGAACAGAGAATACATGGCTGCTCTTGTAGATCAAGGATAG